A portion of the Magnolia sinica isolate HGM2019 chromosome 17, MsV1, whole genome shotgun sequence genome contains these proteins:
- the LOC131231907 gene encoding homeobox protein LUMINIDEPENDENS-like: protein MELLPKKNPTNGFTEPNIGSSLESFLRFLESQQELFHSQIDQLQKIVITQCKLTGANPLSQEMAAGALSIKIGKRPRDLLNPKAIKYMQSVFSIKDTISKKETREISALCGVTVTQVRDFFAGQRSRVRRLVRLSREKTIRFSACEASPEGSKASPNGIISNSDNVMPVSNPVPVNSVDPKTAEEGPSSSSQEENIPGIEDSDKTFLENIFNLMRKEETFSGQVKLMEWVLQIHNSAVLHWFLTKGGMMILATWLSQAALEEQTTVILIIFKVLCHLPLHKALPVHMSAILQTVNRLRFYRTSDISNRARVLLTRWSKLFVRSQALKKPSSVNSPSDAEKERIRKQRISEILSDESWQSKIDVPEEILALTNENSENSRKEPRRALKMLLASGEDSNKKHIRSGASPQTRERRKVLLVEQPGRNTAGRSMQVVRAASANQGRPMSADDIQKAKMRASFMQIKYGKIGTSSNENCQENTENQKTSSNPQTGNVPLQVSKTFQLKKVEDKKAIVLPSETSHAPPGTSMDSKPSMVPQEPFWEKLKRDQIPWQTPPEMRINNLWSVGAGEKSKEVEVQIVRIQREKETVYRSVRDIPPDPKEPWDVEMDFDDTLTPEIPTEQPPDIDGAEASPRISNNASDAPTVMPAPITTGNPEPDFELLAVLLKNPDLVFALTSGQGNSFTSAETVALLDMLKGSDISLPGILSGLERNAAEKPELTSLPSPTPPAERAMRWRSESAPIPKKLAFSQPVLPGNRFPAAAPTPTGSSVLHHIPTTNPSMPQLPGPENHLHVGPTTPQITGTTPLQKQSPGTVPAAHQLLPAASLQQIPQSSVQEAILPINHFPLTSMGQQNLLATGPSAQQIPTMQVEISNFRQIHNQKLPPPPPAAMLLNSSNDRPSSVQPLLPTTSRPSPSPLAFQPMYSPWPSNATGVGEQAPAPDSSISSRPRGFPDGRSSIERFPPNRSNYNAFPVDHMRAPLRPGPAMDRNEFMGEPEFEMWSPEGSPVRSPEFRYEQNFNGPRRDFGRNYRQEWPKHRNSGRRDHRSGNKRWRDRRH from the exons GCTGCTGGTGCTCTGTCAATAAAAATTG GTAAAAGGCCAAGGGATTTGCTAAACCCTAAGGCTATAAAATATATGCAGTCAGTCTTCTCTATCAAAGATACAATTAGCAAGAAGGAAACTCGTGAGATCAGCGCTCTTTGTGGTGTGACAGTCACACAG GTTAGAGATTTTTTTGCTGGTCAGCGTTCAAGAGTAAGACGGCTTGTTCGACTGTCACGGGAGAAGACAATTAGATTTAGTGCATGCGAGGCATCTCCTGAAGGAAGCAAGGCATCTCCCAATGGAATCATCAGTAATTCTGATAATGTCATGCCTGTTAGCAATCCGGTTCCTGTGAATTCGGTGGATCCTAAGACTGCTGAAGAAGGCCCCTCAAGCTCATCACAGGAAGAAAATATTCCTGGGATTGAGGACTCTGATAAAACTTTTCTGGAAAACATTTTCAATTTAATGAGGAAAGAAGAGACATTCTCTGGGCAGGTGAAGTTGATGGAATGGGTTCTGCAAATACATAATTCTGCCGTGTTACACTG GTTTTTGACCAAAGGTGGTATGATGATTTTAGCGACATGGTTGAGCCAAGCAGCTCTTGAAGAACAAACTACTGttattcttatcatttttaag GTTCTTTGTCACCTTCCATTACATAAGGCTTTGCCAGtacatatgtcagccatattacaAACTGTTAACAGGTTGCGATTTTACCGGACATCAG ACATATCAAACAGGGCAAGGGTTCTGTTAACAAGATGGAGCAAACTGTTTGTAAGAAGCCAGGCGCTGAAGAAACCATCTTCTGTAAACTCCCCAAGCGACGCTGAGAAAGAGAGGATCCGGAAGCAGAG GATCAGTGAAATTCTCAGCGATGAGTCATGGCAGTCGAAAATAGACGTTCCT GAGGAGATCCTTGCCTTAACTAAcgaaaattcagaaaattccaG GAAAGAGCCTAGACGAGCATTGAAGATGCTTCTGGCATCCGGTGAGGATTCAAATAAAAAGCACATACGAAGTGGTGCTTCTCCCC AAACCAGAGAACGCAGGAAAGTTTTGCTGGTGGAACAGCCTGGCCGCAATACTGCGGGCAGAAGCATGCAGGTTGTGAGGGCGGCATCAGCAAACCAAGGCCGTCCCATGTCTGCAGATGATATCCAGAAAGCAAAGATGCGTGCAAGCTTCATGCAGATCAAGTATGGGAAGATTGGGACGTCTTCCAACGAAAATTGCCAAGAGAATACCGAAAACCAAAAAACATCTTCTAATCCTCAGACTGGCAATGTGCCACTGCAAGTGTCTAAAACATTTCAACTGAAAAAAGTGGAAGATAAAAAAGCTATTGTGCTCCCGTCGGAAACTTCTCATGCTCCGCCGGGAACTTCAATGGATTCAAAGCCAAGCATGGTCCCTCAGGAACCCTTCTGGGAGAAGTTGAAGAGGGATCAAATTCCATGGCAGACTCCACCAG AGATGAGGATCAACAACCTGTGGAGTGTGGGTGCTGGGGAGAAGAGCAAGGAAGTTGAAGTACAGATTGTGAGAATccaaagagagaaggaaactgTCTATCGCAGTGTTCGTGACATCCCACCTGATCCAAAGGAACCATGggatgttgagatggactttgatgACACCTTGACCCCAGAAATCCCAACCGAACAGCCGCCCGACATTGACGGAGCTGAAGCTTCTCCTCGTATTAGCAATAATGCATCAGATGCGCCTACGGTCATGCCAGCTCCAATCACCACCGGAAATCCCGAACCGGATTTTGAATTGCTTGCTGTGCTTCTCAAGAATCCGGATCTGGTTTTTGCCCTGACGTCTGGCCAGGGCAATAGCTTCACCAGTGCGGAGACAGTGGCGCTGCTCGATATGCTCAAGGGCAGTGATATAAGCCTGCCGGGAATTTTGAGTGGTTTGGAGAGAAATGCGGCTGAGAAGCCAGAACTGACATCGCTTCCATCCCCAACTCCTCCTGCTGAAAGAGCTATG AGATGGAGGTCCGAATCCGCACCTATTCCCAAGAAGCTGGCATTTTCTCAGCCTGTCTTGCCAGGTAACAGGTTTCCGGCAGCAGCTCCCACCCCGACGGGTAGTTCAGTGCTACACCACATTCCAACTACTAACCCATCGATGCCACAATTACCTGGACCAGAAAATCATCTACATGTTGGTCCCACAACGCCACAGATCACAGGCACCACACCGTTGCAAAAACAGTCCCCCGGCACAGTTCCAGCAGCCCACCAACTTCTGCCTGCGGCATCATTACAACAGATTCCACAGAGTTCTGTCCAAGAAGCTATCCTCCCCATAAATCATTTCCCATTAACTAGTATGGGCCAGCAAAATCTTCTGGCCACCGGACCATCTGCACAGCAGATTCCAACGATGCAGGTGGAAATTTCGAACTTTCGACAGATACACAACCAGAAGCTACCCCCCCCACCACCAGCGGCGATGCTCTTGAATTCCTCGAATGACAGACCCTCATCAGTGCAGCCTCTGTTGCCAACCACATCAAGGCCATCGCCGTCACCATTGGCATTTCAACCCATGTATTCCCCTTGGCCAAGCAATGCCACTGGTGTTGGGGAACAGGCACCCGCACCGGACTCTAGTATCAGTAGTAGGCCAAGGGGCTTTCCGGACGGCCGCTCTTCCATAGAGCGTTTCCCACCCAATCGAAGTAACTATAATGCATTTCCAGTTGACCACATGCGGGCCCCATTGCGGCCAGGCCCAGCTATGGATAGAAATGAGTTCATGGGCGAGCCGGAGTTTGAAATGTGGAGCCCAGAGGGGAGTCCTGTGAGGTCCCCTGAGTTCCGATATGAACAGAACTTTAACGGACCCAGAAGAGACTTTGGCCGGAATTATAGACAGGAGTGGCCAAAGCACCGAAATTCCGGTCGCCGCGATCATCGGTCAGGGAACAAAAGGTGGCGGGACCGAAGGCATTAA